The window CTGAAAATTGAAAATTGAAAATTGTAAATTGAAAATTTATACAAGATATTCGTATGGCATTTTGATTTAGACACTCTATGACTTTGCACAGCGATCAGAAACGTACCTCATATCCCACCGACATCAACGATGCAACATGGCAGCGCATTGAGCCGCTCATCCCTGTTGCTCGCAGCAATAAAGTTGTTGGCGGCCGCGCTCGCAGCACAGACATACGAGAAGTTGTCAACGCGCTTGTTTACCGTGAACATGTGCAGTGCCCGTGGCGATTACTCCCACATGATTTTCCGCATTGGCAGGTCGTTCGGCATTACTATACGGCATGGGAGCATATGGGGAGGTGGCAGCGGATTTTGAAAACACTCACACGTCCCGGCACTACCCCGTAGTTGTTCGTGGGTTTTTAAGAAAAATAAAAAGGTGTGAAACATACGCCTACTTCGAGCCAACTCAAATGAGAGAGGCTGTTTTTTTGTGTCCGGTACGCGCACCAAAGGAGGGAGGTACCTAGTTTTTAAACGCGGTTTATATTCACGAGATATCCTTATTTATAAAGGTATCTCGGAAAGTATCTTTGATTAAACCAGCGACCCCCTCGAGCGGTGGGGTAGGGCTTATTACGGTAGCCGCGCGGAGGGCACAAAGTTAAGGCAGCAATCCATTTATTGGTGGAAGAAATCAGGAATAAAAAATATATGATATCTGATCTGCAAAGTTGACTACTGCCAGTTTATATTGTTCTTCAAACGTTACGGCTCAGCTGTCAAGTGTTTTTTAGACGGTTTAGTACTTGCACCGTCAGCCGGTTGATTTCTGAGTTAGGAAACATTCTGATT is drawn from bacterium and contains these coding sequences:
- a CDS encoding transposase, which gives rise to MTLHSDQKRTSYPTDINDATWQRIEPLIPVARSNKVVGGRARSTDIREVVNALVYREHVQCPWRLLPHDFPHWQVVRHYYTAWEHMGRWQRILKTLTRPGTTP